A region of Paenibacillus sp. JNUCC-31 DNA encodes the following proteins:
- the grpE gene encoding nucleotide exchange factor GrpE: protein MKEEQSFAAEEQEQQSTTAAEQEPVNEAGAAEAQAEEMADQEQDEIARLKAEAEEQQQRFVRAQADFDNFRRRTQKEKEELAKYASMKLVNELVPVIDNFERAMATVPEGTEVESFSKGIQMIFRQLETVLNNEGLTAMDTVGQPFNPEFHQAIMQVESDEYEEGTVVEEVQKGYMLKDKVLRPAMVKVSS from the coding sequence TTGAAAGAGGAGCAATCATTCGCAGCAGAAGAACAGGAGCAGCAATCGACTACAGCAGCGGAACAGGAACCTGTCAACGAAGCCGGAGCTGCAGAAGCACAGGCGGAAGAGATGGCAGATCAGGAGCAAGATGAGATTGCGCGTTTGAAGGCAGAAGCAGAGGAACAACAACAGCGTTTTGTCCGTGCGCAAGCTGATTTTGACAATTTCCGTCGTCGTACGCAGAAGGAGAAAGAAGAACTGGCGAAATACGCTTCGATGAAGCTGGTCAACGAATTGGTACCCGTTATTGATAACTTCGAGCGTGCCATGGCTACTGTACCGGAAGGTACTGAAGTTGAATCTTTTTCCAAAGGCATACAAATGATCTTCCGTCAGCTGGAAACGGTGCTGAATAATGAAGGTCTGACTGCAATGGATACGGTAGGACAACCGTTTAATCCTGAATTCCACCAAGCGATCATGCAAGTGGAAAGCGACGAGTATGAAGAAGGTACCGTTGTTGAGGAAGTCCAAAAAGGCTACATGCTGAAGGATAAAGTGCTTCGTCCGGCTATGGTTAAAGTGAGCTCATAA